A genomic window from Pseudomonadales bacterium includes:
- a CDS encoding metalloregulator ArsR/SmtB family transcription factor has translation MDVLLAIDLVSMRANAHSAARLLKILANENRLLLLCALIEGESSVSALNEKVNLSQSALSQHLALLREEGLVTTRRDSQNIYYAIANSKALPVIRALHDIYCT, from the coding sequence ATGGACGTTCTTCTTGCAATCGATTTGGTATCCATGCGCGCCAATGCGCATTCAGCCGCTCGGCTGCTGAAGATACTGGCTAATGAGAATCGTCTGCTACTGCTCTGCGCGCTGATTGAGGGTGAATCTTCCGTATCAGCACTGAACGAGAAGGTGAATTTGAGTCAGTCAGCATTGTCGCAACACCTGGCGCTGCTGCGCGAGGAGGGTTTGGTGACTACGCGCCGAGATTCTCAGAACATCTACTATGCAATCGCGAATAGCAAAGCGTTACCGGTCATCCGCGCCCTGCACGATATTTATTGCACCTAG
- a CDS encoding TetR/AcrR family transcriptional regulator has product MRVRKSADERKAEVVAAALRLADEIGPDRVTTDTLASAVGLTQAGIFRHFPKKQDIWESVADYISAQMRKRWVSTERRKDDVPEERLRRLVLGQLRLIQTFPAIPCLLFSRELLVENVRLRNTFAKLLGQFHQRLSKSVVEAQNTGNFRLDINPDDVAYLLIGLVQGLAVRWSVNERRFSIVKEGERLLLLQLSGFRTVT; this is encoded by the coding sequence ATGCGAGTACGAAAATCTGCCGATGAACGCAAAGCCGAAGTGGTCGCCGCAGCACTCAGACTCGCCGACGAAATAGGACCCGATCGAGTTACCACCGACACGCTGGCGAGTGCGGTGGGTCTAACGCAGGCGGGGATTTTCCGCCACTTTCCAAAAAAACAGGACATTTGGGAGTCGGTGGCGGACTACATCAGCGCGCAAATGCGAAAACGCTGGGTCAGCACCGAGCGCCGCAAGGATGACGTTCCCGAAGAGCGGCTGCGCCGCCTGGTACTCGGGCAGCTCCGCCTGATCCAGACATTTCCAGCAATACCGTGCTTGTTGTTCTCGCGGGAGCTGTTAGTCGAGAACGTGCGGCTGCGGAACACATTTGCGAAACTGCTGGGCCAGTTCCATCAACGTCTGTCAAAAAGCGTGGTAGAGGCTCAAAACACAGGAAATTTTCGTTTGGACATCAACCCTGATGATGTCGCGTACCTGCTGATTGGACTCGTCCAGGGCCTCGCGGTGCGCTGGTCTGTGAACGAGCGACGCTTCAGCATTGTTAAAGAAGGTGAGCGGCTGCTTCTCTTACAACTGAGCGGTTTTCGCACCGTCACCTAG